From Cupriavidus sp. D39:
AACGCGGTCTCGAAATGGCGCCGAACTGCGTGCTCGAAGCGCCATTAACGCGCGGCCCAAACGTCTGTATCCAGATCGCAATCAGGCGCCTCGCCCGCTATGGACATATGTAGGTGGGACCGCCAGCACAGTTTGCGCGAATCCAGTCCCAACATTGCTGAAAAGTAGCTGGGCCATAAATAGCGGGCCAGCCTGCAGTGCCGCCCTCCCCCATACGCGCAACCGCCGCATGGTTATCTTGAGGCGACTTAAAGACGTAGTAATCCATGCTTTCCTCCTGTCCCTTCGCCGTGCCGGGCGTGCAGCTGAGCTCGGTTCCAATCGCCCAATGCGCCTGCATATAACAGGGCGGTTTCAAGTCCCAAGTGCAACACCCGCGTCAGTGAATTGAAGTTGGGGGTGAGAAACTTGTTTGAGCATACGAGCGAACACCTCCAGTGGGGAGTGGAACGCGTGCGTAGCACGAGGTCGCTTGTTCAAGCTGTCGGCAATTGCGTCGAGTTCTTCTTGTGTGTGCACGGACAAGTCGGTGCCCTTGGGCAGGTACTGGCGCAGCAGCCCGTTGGTGTTCTCACAAGTGCCGCGCTGCCAGGGGCTGTGCGGATCGCAGAAGTACACCTTGACGCCAGTGTTGGCGCTGAGCTCACTGTGGCGCGTCATCTCCTTTCCCTGGTCGTACGTCAGGCTCTGGCGCAGCGGCTCAGCAATCGAATTGAGCTTGGCAGAAAAGCCGGCCAGCGCCGAGGCCGCAGTAGCGTCATCCATCTTGGCCAACAGCACCAGACGACTGCTGCGTTCGACCAGCACGCCCACCGAAGACTTGTTGCCCGCGCCCTTGATGAAGTCACCCTCCCAGTGGCCCGGCATGACGCGGTCCTCGACCTCGGGCGGGCGCACATGGATGCTGACCATCTCAGGAATCTGCCCGCGTCGATCAACCCCGCGCTTGCGTGGCATGCGTGTGCTGCGGCCATGGCGCAGGCAGGCGATGAGCTGGCGGCGCAACTCGCCCCTGGGCTGCGCGTAAATGGCCGTGTAGATCGTCTCGTGAGATACATGCATGCTGGGGTCCTCGGGCCACACTCGCTTAAGGATACCGGCGATCTGTTGCGGCGACCACTTCCAATCCAACAAAGTCAGCACCGCGCCCCACCGAGCGTGTTGCGGATCGAGCTTCGCTACCGGGCGCGCCTGAACCCGCCGCGCCTGCCTCATGGCCTGCGCCGGCAGGCTCGCGTAGCCACGCAGCGCACAGCTGTTTCGCCTCAGTTCACGGCTGACGGTGCCCGCCGAGCGCCCGAGTGTGCGGGCCATGGCCCGCACACTCGAACCGCTCTGGCTCATGCTCGCAATCGTCATGCGCTCCTCAGGCTGAAGTTGTTGGTACGAAGTTCTGCTTTGCATCTGAGCACCTTACCCGAAGCAAGGTGTTGCACTTCAGATTTGAGGCCGCCCAGGATAAGCATTGCTTCTGGCACGCGATAGCTGCCTTTTGAGTAGGTCTCAGTGTCTTCTGGCCGCGCAGTCTGCCGCGCGGGCAGGCGGCTGGCGAGCCGCCCGCGCCTGGCTAGGCCCTGACCACCGCGACGCTGAACGCGCCGTGATCCAGCGCATCCGCAATGGCATCGCAGGCGTGCTGGAAAAAACCGTAATAGGTGCCGCGCCCGTTGACCACAATCCGGAACAGGATGATTGTCCGGCTTGGTCCGGAATCGGCTTCCGATATGTTCCCGGGTATGCAAGGGGCGCCCCTCGCAAGGTCATGACCGGCGTTGAAAGTCGCGATCCAATGCATCGTGCCTCCTCGAATGGGAACCCGCGCTTACTCTGCCAAAACACCGTGATATCCGGACAGGCCGCACGTGTCTTGACGCCGTAAAGTCTGATGTATCGGTCGGGACCTTCCCCTCACCATTGCTGCGTGAATCGCGGTGAATCAGTCCCCGGAAAAAATCATACTCACAATCACGTACCGAGCCATTAGCCAGATGGATTAGTGCGCCGATGCGCCGGTCTCACACCTTCTCTTTTTGCAAAGGCAGCCGCTAGTCGAGGGGTGGCTCGACACCGTAGACGTCGCACAGAAGCTGGGATTGAACCGGAAGGTAGTTGTTGCACATTGTCCGTTCTCCAGGAGTCCTCGAAATCGTATAAGGAAGCGCGCTATATCTAGCCCCGTCAGCAAAAATCTCGCCCGCTGGTCGGCAACCGCCCCAATAGCGGCGTGAGGTCTACCATCCGCTGCGCGACAAGGTGCCGAACCTCGCCCTCGCATTGCCATTGCCCGAGGACACCGATCAGGCGTGCCCCCAGGACTTCCTTGCGGTACCGCTCCAATACCGATGGCCACACGATGACGTTCACCGTGCCGGTTTCGTCCTCAATGGTCATGAACAGGACCCCGTTCGCGGTCCCTGGTCGCTGCCGCACCGTGACGATGCCGGCGCCGCGCGCCAGCTGGCGGTTCTGGTAGCCAAAAAGGGTCGATGCCGGCTCGAAGCGTTGCGCGGCGAGTTGTGCGCGAAGCAGGGCGAGCGGGTGCCGGTTCAGCGTCAGCCCCATGGACCGGTAATCCCCCACGATCTCCTCGCCCTCGCTTGGCGGCGCAAGGGTGGGCAGCTCCTCCATCAGGTCCGCGGGACGCAACAAGTCCTTGTCGGGCACAGCAACGCAGGCCTGCCACAGGGCCTGGCGTCGGTCTCCCGTGAGGGCGCGCAGGGTGTTCCCGGCGGCGAGCACCTGGATGTCGTGCCGGTCCAATGACCCGCGGCGGGCCAGATCCATGGCGCTTGTGAATGCGCGCACCGAGCGAGCGTCTTCGATGCGCAGAGCGGCTTCTTGCCGCATGCCACGCAGCAGGGACAGGCCAAGCCGGACCGCCGGCGGCCTGCTCTCGTGCGTCTCCAGCGCCGAATCCCAGCAACTGACGGTGATGTCCGCTGGCAGGACCTCGACGCCATGCCGCTTGGCATCCTGCACGAGCTGAGAGGGGCTGTAGAAGCCCATGGGTTGGCTGTTGAGCA
This genomic window contains:
- a CDS encoding IS30 family transposase, whose product is MQSRTSYQQLQPEERMTIASMSQSGSSVRAMARTLGRSAGTVSRELRRNSCALRGYASLPAQAMRQARRVQARPVAKLDPQHARWGAVLTLLDWKWSPQQIAGILKRVWPEDPSMHVSHETIYTAIYAQPRGELRRQLIACLRHGRSTRMPRKRGVDRRGQIPEMVSIHVRPPEVEDRVMPGHWEGDFIKGAGNKSSVGVLVERSSRLVLLAKMDDATAASALAGFSAKLNSIAEPLRQSLTYDQGKEMTRHSELSANTGVKVYFCDPHSPWQRGTCENTNGLLRQYLPKGTDLSVHTQEELDAIADSLNKRPRATHAFHSPLEVFARMLKQVSHPQLQFTDAGVALGT